TGTGCCCCCCCGGGGCGGAAAGCAAAGAGCAAATCTCGTCCTGCCCCCAGCACTGATCCTGCTCCTGTTAGTGCAGCTTCTGTTAACATAGGGAGCGGGTTTGTGCAGGACAGAGCTGTGCTCACCCATCAAAGCTGGAGCAATTCACtcctcctgtcttttttttttttccagcccgTGTCTGCAGCTCAGCACACCCCCCGAAACCCCGGTGCTGGGACCAGGGCCAGGTCCCTGTTGTGGTTGCAGGGAGCAAGGACACATCACTGTGGGGTCGAAGCCCTCCAGCTGCTACTtctcctcccagctgctgtcCTGGCAGAGGCCGGTGCCCTCAGTCCCTTCGCAGTGGGCTGTCCCCCACAGGCCTGATGCAGAGGTGAGGGGCACTGATGAGGGAGTTTGGGGCTTCATTCCCAAACTgtcccagcccaaaccagccAAGGCAGGAGGTCAGATTTAACGTGGCAGGGGGCATGGGGGTACTTGCAGCCAGCACGGCCGTGCAGGCGAGGTGCCGGCACGCTCCGTGCACAGCACTGCCTGATGCGGCCgagcacccaggggtgctgctcggctctgctgctgccaagtCCTCACTGGGCTCACGAGGAGGGAGCTGCACCCAGTCATTTCTTTCTCAGTGCAGATCTTAACCGCTGTCACTGCCTGGTTTGCATGCTTCATTACAGCAATGGTCCATGGAAATCAGGCCGGTATTTTTCAAGCCCTGTTgtttatttaatctgtttaaaaatcGACTTTCCCTCCCCAGTGAACCCCGAGAAAACTATCCATGTGGTTCTTCAGAAAGGGGGATGAAAGCAGATTGCCAGCTCCCTCCATCCTGCCCCTGCCAGCTGGGCTCCCTGGGCCCTGGCAGCGCTGCAGTGTGGGGCTGGCTGCGAGGAGCCGTGGCCAGCGCTGGCCCCGCACCCCTCATCCAGCCAGCGAGCCCCggctgcagcctggggcagtGGTCCAGCCCTGCATCccagcaggatgctgctggccacTGGGCTGGGTccttccctgggctgcagggagtCAGGAGCCTGCCAGGAGGGAGCTTGTTCtcaacttgtttttcttgttttcaggaaaaaaacccaaagaaaccaaaaaggaaaccaaattTTCCACAGGCTTTTTGGCTGCATGGGCAGGGCTGAGCACCCGGAGCTGTGGGTACAGCAGTGTGGCGGTCTCTGCCCCTGAACAGCCCGTCTCGGGACAGGGGCTAATAATAACCGCTCCTGGTGTCACCGGTGACGCGGGCACCCATGGGTGTCTTGGGCTCGCTCCATCCTTAatgctttctggttttttttttagagtctGGCCAGCTGGGCCACACGCCTGGGCAGTTCCTGATGTGCTTGGAGTCTCTTGAGCAGGTAATTGTAATTCCTCAGCCACCCAGCTCAGCTTATTTTGGCCTCGGTGCAGTTTTGCATCCCACTGCCCAGCTGGGTTATTTATAGCTCTGTCCAAAAAAGGATAAAGTCAGCAGAGGTTTTCTGGTCTGCGCTGGGGCCAGGGGTGCCCTTGGAGGGATGCTCGGGGTGATGGGACCCCCCTGGGGTCTGCGGGTAGGGCTGGGACCAGTGCGGGGgcttgggagggagggggatttTTTGACTTGTGATGCAGTAACCGGCCCCTTGGTTCAGTCTTGTTGGCCGAGCCTGGTTCGTGCACTACACCAGCCCCAGGGCACCACCTTTCCAAGAAAGGGCTTTTTCTCTGCACCTTTCCCCTGGGTGCTCGGCAGAgcagcatccctgcatcccccaCTCTCCTGGGCTGGTGATCCCAGATATTTACACCAAGCAGCGTGGGCTGTGGGCCCACAGGACCTCCCGAGGCTGTGCCTGGGGTGTGGGACAGGGACAGCCCCAGGGGAAGCGCTTAGGGCTGGGGGAGACAGGCTGCTGGGTGAGGTGGCCCTGCTTGCCCCGTGTCTCTGGCGCTGGCTGCGGCAGCTCGTCCTGACGCCGGGTCCCTGGCGATGTTCTCCTGCTGCCCCGAGCTCCTCCGCAGGGGACGGGCACGGACCTGGCAACAATGTCGGCAGGCTGGGTTCGGGCTCAGtgagcagggaagggacattCCCCGCACTCCCTGTGTGCAACGGCTGCCCCCCgctccccaaaacccacccaccCAACCCACCAGGAAGCCTGCTGTAAGGTTTGGGGCAAAATACACTGCAATTGCTGGTTAAAAAACCCGGCCAAACCCTCTGAGTTGGGCAGAAAGTGTCCCCTGGGGATGGCCGGGGATGGCCAGAGATACCCAGGTGACCCCCAGAACCCGTGTGGCTGCCAGGCTGGCCTGCGACCACAGGCAGTGTGATGAGTGTGGCAGTGCTCAGTGGGCACAGGCAGTATGCTGAGCGTAGCAGTGCTCGGCAGTGTGCTGAGCGTGGCAGTGCTCGGCAGGCGCAGGCAGTGTGCTGAGCGTGGCAGTGCTCGGCGGGCGCAGGCGGTGTGATGAGCGTGGCAGTGCTCGGCAGGCAGCGTGCTGAGCGTGGCAGTGCTCGGCGGGCGCAGGCGGTGTGATGAGCGTGGCAGTGCTCGGCAGGCAGCGTGCTGAGCGTGGCAGTGCTCGGCGGGCGCAGGCAGCGTGCTGAGCGTGGCAGTGCTCGGCGGGCGCAGGCGGTGTGATGAGCGTGGCAGTGCTCGGCAGGCAGCGTGCTGAGCGTGGCAGTGCTCGGCAGGGCGGGTGCCCCAGCCTGGCCTCACTAGATGGCAGCAACTGTTTTCCCAGACGGCCAGGACGGTGCTGCACAGCCCAGGGAGGCAGACCCAGACCAGGCTTCGCGTTCCTCTGGGATACTGTTTTAGGGAGGGCAAGCCAggatttcattttcctctggATATTTTGGAAGGTACGCTCATCTCCGGGACCTGCCAACGGCTCCTGGGTGCagtggggcagccccagcttcGCCCTGACCCGGCGGGAGCAGGGGATCCCCGGTGCCTTCCAGCCTCACCATCGCCCAGGGATGCTCACACAATGCCACGGCCACACGCAGTGTAACTTATCCTGAGCACCCCTAAAGCATTTGATGTTTTTCCTAAATCCCCAGCTCTTGGAGTGATGTGAAGGTTTTATAACGCTTCATAAAACctgtggctgagggaactgggggtgtttagcctggagaaaaggaggctgaggggagaccttatcgctctctaaaactgcctgaaaggagggtgtagtgaggagggtgttggtctcttctctcaggtaacaagtgatagggtgagaggaaacggcctcaggttgtgccaggggaggtttagattgaatatcaggaaaaatttcttcactgaaagggtttatcaagcattggaacaggctgcccagggcagtggtggagtcaccatccctggagggatttaaaagccgagtagatgtggtgcttggggacatgggttagtggaGGGCTTGGCGGTGCTGGGTTAttggttggactcaatgatcttaaaggtcctttccagccaaaacggttctgtgattctgtgattttatacCCGTGTTTCTGGCTGCCTTGGGGATGGGGAAAAGCCCCACGTGTAACtcaggagaacagaaaagagCTGCCAGACGGGCTCCGCGGGCAGCCCAGCTCTCTGGAGCCAGCGGGACGGTCTGTGTGTGTTCCCCTGGCACGTGCTGGGTTACTGTAGGATCCGGCGGCGATGGGTGCTGCCGACGAGCGAGAGCACACCACTGCATGGCTGGTGCCTGTCTGAGACATTTGTGTTAATCAGTGATTATGCAAATACACAGCTCTGCCGATGCCACCAGCTCCGCCGCTGCGACATGGAGAGTGTGTTCCCATGGCAGGGAAGTGCCTCCTCCGGGAGCCGCAGAGCTCCTCATCCCTATTTGTGGGACCTGCTgtgaaaagcagatttaaagCAGCCTGTGGCTGGTCGGGGGAAGGCAGGAGCCCCTCGaggcccccccagcccacccgCCGCcacctctcccctttccccatgTGGTTCGAATTAGGGCTGCTGTTTGTTTAATCCCCCAGCCTTCGAGACTGAGCCACTCGGTGCTGTCGTGGCCTCTCCAGCAAAGCGCCGTGCTGTAAACACAAGGCAGGCTTGTTCCAAGCCCTTGAAGTCAACAAGCAATGCTCCTGCTGCCCTTTGGGACCGGGCTGCTGCTAAATATAGCTGAGAGTGCTTTCCATTCATAAAATGTGAATTATGCCCCGGCCTCTGAGGGAGCAGAGCGGGTTGAGGAGCCCATGGGCTCCAGACACCCCTGCACGGGTGAAGCTGGAAGGCTTGGCCccatcccttccctgccctccagcccttccccaaGGAGATGGGGGAGGAAATGCTTTTGGGGAGATAGGAGAGATCCTCTGCTCAGGTTGCTTAAGGGATTTTCTTGCATCTCATCCTCAGTTACCTCCGGGATGGGGTGGATTTGCTGGGGAGGTGAGCTTAGGGGATGGGAAGCGTGGGCTGATGGGGTAGCCCAAGCGGCTGCCGCGCAGGGAgagccccctctgcccccagcacccGTGTAAGATGCTCGAGAGTTTGCCAGGAACAGGAGTAGTGAGTTCTCGTACCAACTGCTCCCAACACCTAATGAGCACATCGGGACCTGCCTCCTGCTCGAGGGACTTGCTTCCTTTTGAAACCCCCTGCGGATCTTCACGTGGTtgcccttcctctctcctccagccctttCCTCCGCCGGCCCTTGGCTGTTGGCGTGCCCTGTAATATTGTCCCTGAGTTTTCCCCTGGCAGCTGCAGGTCCAGATGCACACGGATGTGTCTGCCAACAGCTTTTCACCCTCTGTGAGGTTCCTGGTTTGTGGAAGGATGAACCCCATCTCCTGGTGGAGTTTAGGGAGGTGCTGTGCCCCGGGTTAGGACCCCGGAGCCCCAAGCTCCTGCGCTCCCACcggagctggggctgtgcaggtgctgcagagggaggaggCCAAGACACTGGGCATCATTCTGCATCTCTGTGCTGGGTGGTGCCAGGCTGCCGGTCCCCTGTAGCCCCGAATTCAGCATCCTGAGCCGCAGCATGGCAGGGGACACACACAGCGAGGCTGAGGATGGGCTGCACGCCGGGGCTGTTGGTCTGCGCGGTGCCGGCGTCTGGAATGTGCGGGATGGCACGAAACACGCAGGTAAGCCGGGCAATGAGCCAGGGATGCTCGTGTGCAGGGCCGGGCACCCCACggccctggggtgctgcaggtTGTGGGGCACCGTgcgtcccctgctcccctgccaGTTCAGCGTGGGTTAAACTCCTCCGTGGGTTTGGCCGTCGCGTTGTTTCAAAACCCAGCTCTGAACTGCCAAAGCAGCAGGTTTCCAGGCACACCATGGGCCTTTTGATGCCACGGAGATCTGAAGACTAAATAAAGCTGTAAGACCCACTCTGCATAAGGCTCGGGTCCGGCTCCAGGaaacctgctgctttttatGGCATCTTCAGGTCAGCAGTTCCCTCCTGATGCCAGCACtgcagtttgtgtgtgtgtgagtgtgtaaAACAACGGAGCTCAGCAGAGCCACGCCAGCTAGGAAGGGGCTGGGTTTCACaccaaagtgtttttttctctctctttttcccttttccttttgaaataacCCCATTTGGGCCTctaataaaaaaaccaaaacatctgGCGCCAAGTACTCAGCTGCTGGAAATCAGCTCCTCATCACTGAAAAGCACAGAAGCGATGCAGGGATTCCTGGTATAGATCAATAACACTGAGGTCACATTCATGCATCATCCCTGCCCCTCCTGGGCCGTTGAATGTATGGACTGAGGACATCGAGGCAGCTGCAATGCTCTGTGCCAGCACAGAAGGTTAGTAAAGAAGCAATTGCATCAGTGAAGAGTCCTGCAAGCCCGATTTATTGACGCTCTCCTGTGAGATCTCAGCAGGGTGAGATGCTGCCGTGAAGAAGAGCCAAGCCAGCAAACCGCAGTAACGTGGTGGGCATTCGATGCGTGGAGAGGGACCCTTTGGCAGGGCCCCCCCGAGCCCTGGATGGGGGACCTGCAGCAGGGCTCAGGGCTgctcccctgccccggggccggcggcaggGCCAGGGCTCTGCCCGCCCAGCTCACTAGCTCTGCATGAAGAGGTGGAAGTTGGTCCTGGTGAACTCCTGATGGATGCTGTCAAGTAGTTTGTCTGAATCCTGGGGGATATCCGAGAGGACCTGCTGCCCTGGGATGAAGCTCTGCTCCGGGGTGTAGGTGAACGTGAACGAGCTGGAGTAGATGAGGCCATCATCCCTGATCAGCAGGAGCGGGACCGTGATGGGGTATCGCAGCCACCTCCAGTCACTGCCGAAGGCGGAGACGTCGGGGACAACGCACACAAGCGACTTGGGGCTCCTGGGAACAGCGCAGGAGAGGAAAACGTGCATTAGGCCAGGAGGGTCCCACACAGGAGCGGCTGGCAGCGAGTGCCCACACATCTCCTTCAGCCTGGAGCTCACAGCGAAGCCTCCAGCTggtttctcctctcctcccccatgTTTCATTCCCCTCTGCTTGGTCGTTTGCAGCCCCCTGAGGTCCCTGTTGTCCCCCACCCACCGCTCTCCCTAGACTGCATCCAGAGCCAGCAGGCACCAGCCAGGCCCatctctgcctctccttgcAATGCTCGTGCTTGGTCCTGCAGAACGGGCAGTGCAAGTGCCCCCTCCCCAAGGTCGGCAGCCACGGCCCTCCCAGagctgcccagcacagcccagacCTAGCTGCCCgttccctgcctgctccctggcCCCCTCGGTCACGTTACCTGTACATCGTCTCTGCTTCCACGTCTCCGAACCAGACCTTGAGGTGTGCGTGGAAATATTCCCCCTGCACCTCCAGCATGGCCACGTCCCCGCCGCCTGTGAGCTGTGACAGGGGAGCACACAGCAGGCGTTACGTGGTGGCATGAGCCAGACTCCATCCCCCAAAGGTTGCTCTGCCCACGTGCCCCGTCCGCACCGCAGCTGCCCAGACCCAGCCattcccacagcatcccagaaCTGGGAGACACCGAGCGCGGGTGCAAGGgctcagcagcaggagccacGACAGAGGTGACGGAGAGGAGGGGGGTGGCCTGTGACCAGCGCTGTACCTACCTGCAGGGCAGCGATGAGCGGCATGGGGCTGACGGGCTCGCGGATGCAGGCCAGGCTCTCGCTGAAGGTGTACTCCACCATCTCGGTGCCGATGATGGTCCAGCAGGAACCGTCGTTCAGCAGCTCCCGGTTGGCTTCCTTTGGGCAGGGAGATGCCTGCGGAGAGTGTCACATCTCCAGCCACACCACAGCAGGGACGGCGGGGGACCGGGGCCAGGGCTTCTGCCCACAGCGTCTTGGTTCCAGCAAGCGACTTCTTCGCTCACTGGGAAACGGGGATCACGGTGCCTTTGCAAAGACCTCAGTGACTATGTCCCCACCAGAGAGACAAGCTGAAGGCAGATGGCTTTGCAGCGATTCTGACCTTAATTTGGGCATAAACCCCCTTTCCTGGAAGACCCCTCCCAGTGACATGttccccagccagcagcaaggCAGAGGAGGCTGGAGAGAGGACGGGGAGTGCCACGggagtccccatcccctcctcacGCTGCCGTACCTGGAACTGGATCACTTTCTCCGTGGAGAGACACAGGTACATGCGGTCGGTGCCCTGGAACTGGAAGGCGCATTTGTGGAGCTGGGAGATGGGCTCGTCCACGTCCAGCATGGCGTACTGCTTCGTCACCTTCCGGATGATCTGCGGGGCGGCAGCATCGTCCCAGGGCCGGTACCCGTCTCCCAGAGGCACGGAGCAGCCGGGTCCACGTGCCTGACACCCGCAGGGATGGAGGCTTACCAGGGGAGGCAGGGTGATGCCGGTGGCCGTGCAGACGAGCCGGACCACGGAGCCGTAGCGGATATACCCTTCCCGCAGCGGGAACTCGCTCCGGGCGCAGCGCTCGTCGGCTGGCGGGGACGGAGAGAGGCAGAGTCACTGCCCCGAGAGGCCGGGGAGCAGGTCAGCCTGTGCTGCTTTGCTACGTGCAGCTCTGGCCATGCTCCCGGTGCTTTCTTACTgcttcctctgctctgcaggtgcCCACTGCTTGGAGAGACCGCTGCTCCCTGGGAGCCCAGCACGGGAGAGCAGGACTGGGATACGGCACCTCGCAGGGACACCGCCGGAGGCAGCGTgggcagggatgctctgggctCCGGCCTCTTCCAGGCAAGTTACTCCCTTGGATTCGTGAGCCCCCAGACTGGTACAGCTCTTTCTGCCCCAGTCACGGCCCATGTGCTCTCAGGGCACGATGCCAACCCTCAAAGCCAGCAGGAAACAGCTGTCGGCTCCAGAGCCACACCAGGAACACCGGGCAGAGGCAAGACCTGAGCCAGGTTCTCGTATCCCCTGGCTACCTCCCACCCCTTTCACCCCCAAGAACTGGCTTTGTGGaaggggagagccagggctggaggcagaCAGCCCTGGGCATGGCCAGCATCAGCGGCCCCACGACGGTCCTTACCCAGGTGGAGGGTGAAGGCTGCCCACTGCCTGGCGCTGGCGATGAAGGCTCCCCCCTCGACGGAGAGGTAGCGGGTGCTGATGGTCTGGGAGCGCAGGCGGTTGAAGAGGGAGACTTTGGAGCCCGAGGAGATGCAGACTGTGGGTAGAGGTGGCTGCGTTAGCGCTTGCCAGGTCTGCGTGTGGCTTGAACTATGGCTGTGTCAAGGCCAGGGAGGACAAGTCCTGGTTACTGGTGTAACCAGCCACCCCCCTCGACTGCCTTTCTCTGCAGGTGGGTGCCAGCCCAGCTGGGCTTTTCAGAGGTGGGGAGCCCGGGGAGCACATCAGCATCATGCAGCGTGGTGGGTGAACCCTTCAGAAAAGAGACATCAATATGCCCAGGTACATCCTCTTCTGGGGGTGTCCATTATGCCCAGCCTGGACCACTCTGGAGCCAAGCTGGGAGCACTTGGAGAGCATCCCACCCTGACTCACACGCACTTCCCTCCCCGCAGAGCCATCCCTGTACGCACGGTCCGTGTTCTTCAGCGACTGCTTCTTCTGCGAGGGCTTGGAGATGACCTTGATCAGCTTGCTGTGGAAGGTGCCGATCTCCTGCCCGTTGCTGAAGAAGAGCTTCAGGACCAGGCGGAAATGTTTGCGCTTGTCCGTGTCCGAGATGTACAGCGCCTTGGCGCAGCCGAAGCCCTGCCGAGGGCAGAGAGGGGCTGCCGGCAGCTCCAGCCTTCCTCACCCTCCTCACCGCCCCGCAAGGACATAATAGCACCCTTTCAAAGAGCCCCGTGTTCGTTTAAAGGGGGAAATGACCAGAGATGTTATTACAGGTGGAATGAAGAGCTGGGGATCGGCAGAGGCTTTATTTACACTGGGGGCAAAGAATTCCTCATGGAAATGAATGTTCACGTGTGATTTATCCCACAGAACATGAGAAATCGCCCTGGGTTTATGGTTTCCCCGCCGTCCCAGCTGATACGCTGCGCCTTAGCAGCAGCGCAAGCACTGCAGACAAAGGCTCTTTTTGTGAGGTTCCTGGCCCGGCTCAGCCCCCGTGCTCTTCAGGGACCCCAggtaatgctttttttttctttttatttctttttttttttttccctatcaaAAGGTGCCAGATCTCTGCTGAAGCTCTTGGACTTTGGGATcgatcaggatttttttttttagctgtttatCTGCAAATGAAAGCCTGGGGAGTTCTGCTCATGGGGAGAATGTAGCGGGGCTGAGGGAGCCGTGCAATTTTTGGCAGCTTGCCTGCCACGGGGCTGCAGACCCGAAAAGATGGTGCCAAAGAAAGATGGGGCTCTTTGCAAGGCAGGGGAGCCTGTCCAGCTGCTCGGGCTGCCACCCGTGCCACAacagggaggcagagcaggagcagggagcgATGGCCAGGAAGGAAGGACCACGACACCCCGAGGAAAGGGATGACGTGACATCCCAGGGTGTGGGGTGACGCCAGGGAAAGTCCAGCCCTGTTTGAGTGGGGTCCCCATGGTATGCCACCGCGTGGTCCTGGGGAGCATCAGCCTGTACCTTCGCGTCTGGCTGCTCCTCGAAGCTGAGCTTCTGGGTCTCCATCAGGCTGCTGCCCATGCTGTCCAGCCCCATGTACCCGCACACCCGAAAACCCGCCTCTCCCAGGTCCCTGCCTGGAAGAGATGGGGAGAAgcaccctccagcccctgcGCAGGCACAGGCGTGGGCTCGGCTCTTCCTGGCCACCGTGGTGGCTCAGCCCCGAGGGGGAAAGAGGCGTTTGGGGGGGGGCAAGATAAACTAAACTGGGTCACCCTCCCCTTTGCAGAGGTGAAGGGCAGCTCTCCATGGCATGGGAAGGATGGGAGGAGAGGTCCGGGGATGCCGCCCAGCGCTTACCTTTCATCTGTTCCTGTTTTAACTTCCATCCTGGCCCGCTCAGGTAAACGCAAGGCGGGGGGCAGAAAAACCTGCCGAGACAAGAGGACATTTTCTTACTGCACTTCAGCACCCAGAAAAGGTGCTTGGGGATGATGGGATGGCTGCGCTGAGAGCAGAGACCTTTGCTGGGGCTCACTGGTGACGGGAGCAACCCTGCACCCCGAGAGGTACGTGGTGCTGCGgcgaggggctggggacccccgggctgggggcgcgggcagggctggctggaggaATCGGGCTCTGCTGAAGCAGTTGCCTCAGCCTCTCTGCCCTGCACCGGCTGCATCCGACCCCAGCATCTGGCCCCAGCCCGGGTGGCTGCCACatctgtgggtgctgctggtggccatgAGGCCACTGGCCCCAGGAGGGGAGGACAGGGTGCCTCGGCACCCCCCTGCCCTGAGCCGAGCGGGGATCGAGCCCCCTGCCCCTACCCGCCTGCCATGTGGGAGGTTCGGCAGGTCAGGAACAGAGTTTGCATTCACAGC
The sequence above is a segment of the Nyctibius grandis isolate bNycGra1 chromosome 28, bNycGra1.pri, whole genome shotgun sequence genome. Coding sequences within it:
- the RBPJL gene encoding recombining binding protein suppressor of hairless-like protein codes for the protein MELNPQRQTGAAGPAEPLTHPGRPPSRSPPRCWGRSNPYQSNLLRDGVRRYLQLPADQTVLILHAKVAQKSYGNEKRFFCPPPCVYLSGPGWKLKQEQMKGRDLGEAGFRVCGYMGLDSMGSSLMETQKLSFEEQPDAKGFGCAKALYISDTDKRKHFRLVLKLFFSNGQEIGTFHSKLIKVISKPSQKKQSLKNTDLCISSGSKVSLFNRLRSQTISTRYLSVEGGAFIASARQWAAFTLHLADERCARSEFPLREGYIRYGSVVRLVCTATGITLPPLIIRKVTKQYAMLDVDEPISQLHKCAFQFQGTDRMYLCLSTEKVIQFQASPCPKEANRELLNDGSCWTIIGTEMVEYTFSESLACIREPVSPMPLIAALQLTGGGDVAMLEVQGEYFHAHLKVWFGDVEAETMYRSPKSLVCVVPDVSAFGSDWRWLRYPITVPLLLIRDDGLIYSSSFTFTYTPEQSFIPGQQVLSDIPQDSDKLLDSIHQEFTRTNFHLFMQS